In Candidatus Binataceae bacterium, the DNA window TGCCGGCACTGCGCCGGGTGGCACGTTTAGGCGATGGATGGTTCGGGGTCAAATTAAATCCGGATCAAGCTGCCGCAAAGATCGCGACGTTACGCAAGTTGATGAGCGAGGCCGGCCGCGACATGTCGGAACTCGAAATCATCATCTCCCCGTATGAAAACGAAGTGACTGCGGACGATCTACGTGCCTATCACGAGATTGGGGTCCACGAATTCGTGCCCTTTGTGCGCTTGCCCGGTGACGATCGAAAGATTCCTGAGGCGCTCGAGCACATTGCGCGCCAATTCGTGGAACCCGCAGCGAAGCTCCAATAGAAAGGAGGCCGAGACGCTAAACTTGCTCGCGACGCGCCGTGGAGAGTGCCGCGGCCGATCTTGCCGGGCTTCGCTCCGCGGGACTTGCGGCTTGGTCTTCACCGCGCCGCTCACCCGGGTGCATCTCTAATCATCGACGAGCAGGCCCGCGTCGATGAGGTTAGCCCGATCGGTCGCGCGAGGTTTGAATCTGGTCGCGAGCCGCTTGTCTGGATAAACGAATCGGTAACAGCGTTGCGGACGGCAGCACTGTCAAAGCAAGCACAACAGAGGAGTTAGCGATGCCTAGACCAAGAAACACGGATGGCGGCGAGCTGGTCGCGCGTACCTTGCAACAATTCGGGGTCGAAGTCGCGTTCGGATTGCATGGAGGGCATCTCGATTCCCTGTTGGTCGGACTTCACCGCAACCACATTCGCCTCATCGACACCCGACACGAAGCAGTTGCGGTCAACGCGGCGGACGGATATGCGCGCGCTACCGGGCGGCTTGGGGTTGCGTTCGCGACGGCGGCCTCGGGCTACTCAAACGCAATCGCGGGCCTGGCGACGGCGTATGCGGACCGCAGCCCGCTCCTTCTGCTGACCAGTTCGCCTCCGCTGCGCGACGCCGAACAGAACGCCCTGCAGGGTTCGATCGACCAAATCGCGATGGCAAACCCGCTGACTAAGTGGGCCCATCGTGTAACCGTGGTCGAGGAAATTCCGAGTCTGGTGTCATTTGCGATTCGAAAGGCGCGGGCCGGCGCGCCTGGTCCGGTGGTGCTCGATTTTCCCATAGACGTGCTCTTCGGTCCCGCTGATGAGCAGCGGATCGACTATGGGGGCGGCTCCCGAATGCCAGCTCCCCCTTCGCCATCACCCGCCGCCGTGCAGGAAGTGCTCGGATTGCTTCGAAACGCGGAGCGGCCGGTGATCATTGCTGGAGGTGGCGTCCGTGGCAGGGCCGCGTCGGAACTGCTGGTCGCTTTCGCGGAGCGAAGTGGGATACCGGTCTTTAATCAACAGACCAGCTTCGGCGCCATGCCTGCCGACCATCCGCTGAATGGCTTCGCCGCTGGCAATCTTGCGGTTCTACAGATGGTCCACGGGAAAGGGCCGGATGTCGTCCTGTTGCTGGGCGCGCGACGCGGAATGTTTTTGGGAGGTCGAAGCGGGGCGATCGTACCGCCAGCAGCCAAGGTTGTGCAGGTAGATGTTGATGCCTCAGAGATCGGACGCTTCCGGCCGTTCGACATCGGGATCACGGCGGATTCGGCCGAGACGCTGCGAGCGTTCTTGGAGACTGATACGGAGCGCTGGCCGGAACGCAGCGCATGGGCCAACGCCGCAGTGATGATCCATCGGCGCGAGCGGTCTTTCGCGAACGAGCCCACAGTGGTCAACGGCAGGCTCCATCCATTTCACGCCGTTCGCGAGGCGCTTCGAGCGCTGGAACCGGGTGCTACGCTCATCGTCGACGGCGGCGAGATGGGCTCGTGGGTCGGCGAGTCTGTACATGAGGCGAGGCCGAAACGAATCATCGGCCACGGCGGTTACTTGGGCTTTCTCGGTATCGGCTTTGGAATCGCGATTGGGGCCCAAGTGGCGGACCCCGGGAGCCGGGTGATTCTGCTGATGGGTGACGGCGCATTCGGCTTGCATCTCCAAGAGCTCGAAACGATGGCACGCCACAGACTGCCGATCGTGACGGTTGTTGTGAACAACGCCTGCTGGGGCATGTCGATTCATGGTCAGGAAGCGGTG includes these proteins:
- a CDS encoding thiamine pyrophosphate-binding protein gives rise to the protein MPRPRNTDGGELVARTLQQFGVEVAFGLHGGHLDSLLVGLHRNHIRLIDTRHEAVAVNAADGYARATGRLGVAFATAASGYSNAIAGLATAYADRSPLLLLTSSPPLRDAEQNALQGSIDQIAMANPLTKWAHRVTVVEEIPSLVSFAIRKARAGAPGPVVLDFPIDVLFGPADEQRIDYGGGSRMPAPPSPSPAAVQEVLGLLRNAERPVIIAGGGVRGRAASELLVAFAERSGIPVFNQQTSFGAMPADHPLNGFAAGNLAVLQMVHGKGPDVVLLLGARRGMFLGGRSGAIVPPAAKVVQVDVDASEIGRFRPFDIGITADSAETLRAFLETDTERWPERSAWANAAVMIHRRERSFANEPTVVNGRLHPFHAVREALRALEPGATLIVDGGEMGSWVGESVHEARPKRIIGHGGYLGFLGIGFGIAIGAQVADPGSRVILLMGDGAFGLHLQELETMARHRLPIVTVVVNNACWGMSIHGQEAVYGNEAGIVSRLADSDYDMAARGLGAAGERVSRIEDVGPAIRRALASGMATCINLTVSGEVTHPITPTMVGYTDDPNTIVIPYYDNVPRR